A region from the Azospirillum fermentarium genome encodes:
- a CDS encoding autotransporter outer membrane beta-barrel domain-containing protein gives MKALYGTLLAGASTLALSLAWTGTATAQTVTLDGSAGKTSYTHSGTLTGGNGKAGTSGLQGAGGSGDWSSGIRVTGTNITVDVASGSVTGGVGGKGGDAASPYTGGSGGSSYGINVRGDRASVTVRGGATVSGGTSGDGGSGANGGNSGETAGLLVYGNDTTVVNQGTIQSGTSGTGGSARTAGGRNGNSLGSNAVRIGLGLSGTPGYVGDRTTLTNGGSILGRSGSGIEVYSADTAITNTGTISTDTGQAAILLAPGSGLTRITNRGTIVNSNAYDKDSRWAIGNFGAGAEITNYGTIKSQSYDASAISSTGKTSIVNYGTILGGIDTSARGDTLTFDGSQGGAAFSGGVWGNTEEANPTHATISFRNGVTEFVAAQGIDTAYDRSNRLRIGDQPSVTLTDLTAVSITSSNTVTIERGGELALSSANALINSDRGFVNNGVFNLGRRVAVIGGSVRDNPDGTVTVLPGGAISGSGVITTKVGSGQHGYIIATANRADDFSKMTVVPVVEGTGVKNGSSYVLVQNYAGTAAAPTVSKAGGFLWSSAVQTASGQVDSDGVSYGTANSSIIISASANELIAGAAGTSGAPVRALAAYMGPNPELAALSQAVNNLTSEAEVRKAGAQLSPETNGATAQAAMGAVNQALTTVQVRSDAVRTAMAGETGVATGDAPLTVGVWGQIFGSTATQGRRNGVDGYGSDTYGVAFGADGMVTDEVLTGVSLAYARTGVDAAGARTGSGQDIDSWIASLYGTYSAPSWYVDGALTLGWHAYDSTRVVNFAGIQPQTARASYNGFQYGAKAEVGVPLAVGGATVTPLASLAFSRLRQDGYSETGAPGANLSVEGTSTNSLRSGLGAKVSLGALPADGWTLTPTARAVWLHEFSSSAPDQTASFTAGSTPFTTTGTSPARDHANLGVGLDAALSGQVTLSARYDADLAQSYVGHSGSLQLRVKF, from the coding sequence ATGAAAGCTTTGTATGGGACGCTGCTGGCGGGGGCATCGACGCTGGCGCTGTCGCTCGCCTGGACCGGCACCGCCACCGCCCAGACCGTCACGCTGGATGGAAGCGCAGGAAAGACGTCCTACACTCATTCCGGCACCCTGACGGGCGGCAACGGCAAGGCGGGCACCAGCGGGCTTCAGGGGGCCGGCGGCTCCGGGGACTGGAGCTCGGGCATCCGCGTCACCGGCACCAACATCACGGTCGATGTGGCATCGGGATCGGTCACCGGCGGCGTCGGCGGCAAGGGCGGCGATGCGGCCTCCCCCTACACCGGCGGGTCCGGGGGCAGCAGCTACGGCATCAACGTGCGGGGCGACCGCGCCTCGGTCACCGTCCGTGGGGGCGCCACCGTGTCGGGGGGCACGTCCGGCGACGGCGGCAGCGGCGCCAACGGCGGCAACAGCGGGGAAACCGCGGGTCTGCTGGTCTATGGGAACGACACCACCGTCGTCAATCAGGGCACCATCCAGTCCGGCACCAGCGGCACCGGCGGCAGCGCCCGTACCGCCGGCGGGCGCAACGGGAATTCCCTGGGATCCAACGCCGTGCGCATCGGCCTGGGCCTGAGCGGCACCCCGGGGTACGTGGGCGACCGCACCACGCTGACCAACGGCGGCAGCATCCTGGGCCGCAGCGGGAGCGGGATCGAGGTCTATTCCGCCGATACGGCGATCACCAACACCGGCACGATCTCGACGGACACCGGCCAGGCGGCCATCCTGCTCGCCCCCGGCAGCGGCCTGACCCGGATCACCAACCGGGGGACCATCGTCAACAGCAACGCGTATGACAAGGACAGCCGCTGGGCCATCGGCAATTTCGGCGCCGGGGCCGAGATCACCAACTATGGAACGATCAAGAGCCAATCCTACGACGCTTCCGCGATTTCCAGCACGGGGAAGACGTCCATCGTCAACTACGGCACGATTCTGGGCGGCATCGACACCTCGGCCCGGGGCGATACCCTGACCTTCGACGGCAGCCAGGGCGGCGCCGCGTTCAGCGGCGGCGTCTGGGGCAACACCGAGGAGGCGAACCCCACCCACGCCACCATCTCGTTCCGCAACGGCGTGACCGAGTTCGTTGCGGCGCAGGGGATCGACACGGCCTATGACCGCAGCAACCGCCTGCGCATCGGCGACCAGCCGTCGGTGACCCTGACCGACCTCACCGCGGTGAGCATCACCTCGTCCAACACGGTGACCATCGAACGGGGCGGCGAACTGGCGCTGTCGTCGGCGAACGCCCTGATCAACAGCGACCGGGGCTTCGTCAACAACGGCGTCTTCAATCTGGGCCGCCGCGTCGCCGTGATCGGCGGGTCGGTGCGGGACAACCCCGACGGCACGGTCACCGTCCTGCCCGGCGGTGCCATTTCCGGCAGCGGCGTCATCACGACCAAGGTCGGCTCGGGCCAGCACGGCTACATCATCGCCACCGCCAACCGGGCCGACGACTTTTCCAAGATGACCGTGGTTCCGGTGGTGGAAGGGACCGGGGTCAAGAACGGCTCCTCCTATGTGCTGGTCCAGAACTACGCCGGCACCGCCGCCGCCCCGACGGTGAGCAAGGCCGGCGGCTTCCTGTGGTCCTCGGCCGTCCAGACCGCCAGCGGACAGGTGGACAGCGACGGCGTGTCCTACGGCACCGCCAACAGCAGCATCATCATTTCCGCCTCGGCCAACGAGCTGATCGCCGGGGCCGCCGGCACCAGCGGCGCCCCGGTTCGGGCCCTGGCCGCCTATATGGGGCCGAACCCCGAACTGGCCGCCCTGTCGCAGGCGGTCAACAACCTGACCAGCGAAGCGGAGGTGCGCAAGGCCGGCGCCCAGCTCAGCCCCGAAACCAACGGCGCCACGGCCCAGGCGGCCATGGGCGCGGTCAACCAGGCGCTGACCACCGTCCAGGTCCGCTCCGACGCCGTGCGCACGGCCATGGCCGGCGAAACCGGTGTCGCCACCGGCGACGCACCGCTGACGGTGGGCGTCTGGGGCCAGATCTTCGGCTCCACCGCCACCCAGGGCCGGCGCAACGGCGTGGACGGGTACGGCAGCGACACCTATGGCGTGGCGTTCGGCGCCGACGGCATGGTGACGGACGAGGTGCTGACCGGCGTGTCCCTGGCCTATGCCCGCACCGGGGTGGACGCCGCCGGCGCCCGGACCGGCAGCGGCCAGGACATCGATTCCTGGATCGCCAGCCTGTACGGCACCTACAGCGCCCCGTCGTGGTACGTGGACGGCGCCCTGACGCTGGGGTGGCATGCCTATGACAGCACGCGCGTGGTCAATTTCGCCGGCATCCAGCCGCAGACGGCGCGCGCCTCCTACAACGGCTTCCAGTACGGGGCCAAGGCGGAGGTGGGCGTGCCGCTGGCCGTGGGCGGCGCCACGGTGACCCCGCTGGCCTCGCTGGCGTTCAGCCGGCTGCGGCAGGACGGGTACAGCGAAACCGGCGCCCCCGGGGCCAACCTGTCGGTGGAGGGCACCTCCACCAATTCGCTGAGGTCCGGGCTGGGGGCCAAGGTGTCGCTGGGCGCCCTGCCCGCCGACGGCTGGACGCTGACCCCGACGGCGCGGGCGGTGTGGCTGCACGAATTCAGCAGTTCGGCCCCCGACCAGACCGCCAGCTTCACCGCCGGCAGCACCCCCTTCACCACCACCGGCACCAGCCCGGCCCGCGACCACGCCAACCTCGGCGTCGGGCTGGACGCGGCCCTGTCGGGGCAGGTCACGCTGTCGGCCCGCTACGACGCCGATCTGGCACAGAGCTACGTGGGGCACAGCGGTTCGCTGCAGCTCCGCGTGAAGTTCTGA
- a CDS encoding alpha/beta hydrolase, which yields MRTGFALALSALAVWPSLMGCTATGRLADADTIAASAGLARVRIPAAPFVLTAYLRIGDPAAPVSVYIEGDGLAWLSRTEPSPDPTPRSPVALRLAAADPAANVAYLARPCQYTPMAENPVCAPAYWTGRRFAPEVIAATGRALDAIAARTTRRELHLTGYSGGGAVAVLAAAERGGVASIRTVAGNLDHGAVNRLHRVSPLNGSLNPIDAAPRVARIPQIHFSGDKDTVVPPSIAAGFAAAAPSPCVQTRTITGATHADGWVERWPELLAQTPACTDGLALSRSPAAPSAAPGNGG from the coding sequence ATGCGGACGGGGTTTGCCCTGGCCCTGTCCGCCCTGGCGGTGTGGCCCTCCCTGATGGGCTGCACCGCCACCGGCCGCCTTGCCGATGCGGACACCATCGCCGCATCGGCGGGGCTGGCGCGCGTGCGGATACCGGCGGCACCGTTCGTGCTGACGGCGTATCTGCGCATCGGCGATCCCGCCGCCCCGGTGTCCGTCTATATCGAGGGCGACGGGCTGGCGTGGCTGTCGCGCACCGAACCGTCGCCCGACCCCACCCCGCGCTCCCCCGTGGCCCTGCGTCTGGCCGCCGCCGATCCCGCGGCCAACGTCGCCTATCTCGCCCGCCCCTGCCAATACACGCCGATGGCGGAGAACCCGGTCTGCGCCCCCGCCTATTGGACCGGCCGCCGCTTCGCGCCCGAGGTGATCGCCGCCACAGGCCGGGCGCTGGACGCCATTGCCGCCCGCACCACGCGGCGGGAGCTGCACCTGACCGGCTATTCCGGCGGGGGGGCGGTGGCGGTCCTGGCGGCGGCGGAGCGGGGCGGCGTGGCGTCCATCCGCACGGTGGCGGGCAATCTGGACCACGGGGCGGTCAACCGCCTTCACCGGGTCAGCCCGTTGAACGGGTCGCTCAACCCCATCGACGCCGCACCACGGGTGGCCCGCATCCCGCAGATTCATTTCAGCGGGGACAAGGACACGGTGGTGCCGCCGTCCATCGCCGCGGGATTCGCCGCCGCCGCCCCGTCGCCGTGCGTGCAGACCCGCACCATCACCGGCGCCACCCACGCCGACGGGTGGGTGGAGCGGTGGCCGGAGTTGCTGGCGCAAACGCCGGCCTGCACGGACGGCCTGGCCCTCAGCCGATCCCCAGCCGCTCCTTCAGCGGCCCCAGGAAACGGCGGCTGA
- the btsR gene encoding two-component system response regulator BtsR produces MRILIVDDEPLARGELRRALDGVADVAVVGEAANAVEAIGAINRLSPDVVFLDIQMPRISGLEMVGMLDPGRMPRIVFLTAHDDYAVRAFEENAFDYLLKPLDPVRLDKTLGRLRRDRAPQDMAPLKSPDPLRHIPCTGLNRIVLLKLEEVEGIASRPGGVFVLAADGRELFTELSLHILQERTPLVRCHRQFLVNPDRIREIRLLGDGLAEIDTTGGPVIPVSRRFLGPLKERLGIG; encoded by the coding sequence ATGAGGATCCTGATCGTCGATGACGAGCCGCTGGCCCGCGGCGAGCTGCGCCGCGCCCTGGACGGCGTGGCCGACGTGGCGGTGGTGGGGGAGGCGGCCAACGCGGTGGAGGCCATCGGCGCCATCAACCGCCTGTCCCCCGACGTGGTGTTCCTGGACATCCAGATGCCGCGCATCAGCGGGCTGGAGATGGTGGGGATGCTGGACCCCGGCCGCATGCCGCGCATCGTGTTCCTGACCGCCCACGACGATTACGCCGTGCGCGCGTTCGAGGAAAACGCCTTCGACTATCTGCTGAAGCCGCTGGACCCGGTGCGGCTGGACAAGACCCTGGGCCGCCTGCGCCGGGACCGGGCGCCGCAGGACATGGCGCCGCTGAAAAGCCCCGATCCCCTGCGCCACATCCCCTGCACCGGCCTGAACCGCATCGTCCTGCTGAAGCTGGAGGAGGTGGAGGGCATCGCGTCCCGCCCCGGCGGGGTGTTCGTGCTGGCGGCGGACGGGCGGGAACTGTTCACCGAGTTGTCGCTGCACATCTTGCAGGAGCGCACCCCCCTGGTGCGCTGTCACCGGCAGTTCCTGGTCAACCCCGACCGCATCCGTGAAATCCGCCTGCTCGGCGACGGGCTGGCGGAAATCGACACCACGGGCGGGCCGGTGATCCCGGTCAGCCGCCGTTTCCTGGGGCCGCTGAAGGAGCGGCTGGGGATCGGCTGA
- a CDS encoding sensor histidine kinase — MTPEPLTLVLSLLQQMCVYLVIAYLLSRTRLFLPVMRVTVRWRHKLACYGIFSIFCIMGTYFGLQIDDSIANTRAIGAVLGGILGGPSVGFAVGLTGGLHRWSLGGISAVACALSTVAEGLIGGMVHRHYVRRGTVEPLFDPWRIAAVTLVAEITQMLIILAVARPFPAAVHVVQVVAAPMIIANTLGAALFMLILVDRRALAERQSSAFSAKALQIAARCDGVLRQGFDQENSMRVARIIYEETGVGAVAITDRDKILAFIGLGDDHHVPGTPITSPMTHRAIAENRVIYADGNEVAYRCSLSPACRLGAALVIPLAGDGGQVIGTVKLYEPKTRIFSTINRTLGEGIAKLLSGQILAGRYERQKTLLAQSEIKLLHAQVNPHFLFNALNTISAVIRIDPERARTLVQSLSTFFRKNLKRPSELVTLADEVEHVNAYLQIELARFADRLTVDIDLPDALRGVMLPAFSLQPLVENAIKHGTSQLLGPGHVRISADRGGGALRLVVEDNAGLYDPKPGGDGLGMAIVDRRVRDRYGDGWGVDIACVPDVSTRVTLRLPLEEAPVTETVRP; from the coding sequence ATGACGCCCGAACCGTTGACCCTGGTTCTGTCGCTGCTTCAGCAGATGTGCGTCTATCTGGTGATCGCCTATCTGCTCAGCCGCACCCGGCTGTTCCTGCCGGTGATGCGGGTGACGGTGCGGTGGCGGCACAAGCTGGCCTGCTACGGCATCTTTTCCATCTTCTGCATCATGGGCACCTATTTCGGGCTGCAGATCGACGATTCGATCGCCAACACCCGCGCCATCGGCGCCGTGCTGGGGGGCATCCTCGGGGGGCCATCGGTGGGGTTCGCGGTGGGGCTGACCGGGGGGCTGCACCGCTGGTCGCTGGGCGGCATCTCGGCGGTGGCCTGCGCCCTGTCCACGGTGGCGGAGGGGCTGATCGGCGGCATGGTCCACCGCCATTACGTCCGCCGCGGCACGGTGGAGCCGCTGTTCGACCCCTGGCGCATCGCCGCGGTGACGCTGGTGGCGGAAATCACCCAGATGCTGATCATCCTGGCGGTGGCCCGCCCGTTCCCGGCGGCGGTGCATGTGGTGCAGGTGGTGGCCGCCCCCATGATCATCGCCAACACGCTGGGTGCCGCCCTGTTCATGCTGATCCTGGTGGACCGGCGGGCGCTGGCCGAGCGTCAGTCCAGCGCCTTTTCCGCCAAGGCGCTGCAGATCGCCGCCCGCTGCGACGGGGTGCTGCGCCAGGGCTTCGACCAGGAAAACTCCATGCGCGTCGCCCGCATCATCTACGAGGAAACCGGGGTGGGGGCTGTGGCCATCACCGACCGTGACAAGATCCTGGCCTTCATCGGGCTGGGCGACGACCACCATGTGCCGGGCACCCCCATCACCTCGCCCATGACCCACCGGGCCATCGCCGAGAACCGCGTGATCTACGCCGACGGCAACGAGGTGGCCTACCGCTGCTCCCTCAGCCCGGCCTGCCGGCTGGGGGCGGCGCTGGTGATCCCGCTGGCCGGCGACGGCGGGCAGGTGATCGGCACCGTCAAGCTGTACGAGCCGAAGACCCGCATCTTCTCCACCATCAACCGCACGCTGGGGGAGGGGATCGCCAAGCTGCTGTCGGGCCAGATCCTGGCCGGGCGCTACGAGCGGCAAAAGACGCTGCTGGCCCAGTCGGAAATCAAGCTGCTGCACGCCCAGGTCAACCCGCATTTCCTGTTCAACGCGCTCAACACCATCTCCGCCGTCATCCGCATCGACCCGGAACGGGCGCGCACGCTGGTGCAGAGCCTGTCCACCTTCTTCCGCAAGAACCTGAAGCGCCCCAGCGAACTGGTGACCCTGGCGGACGAGGTGGAGCATGTGAACGCCTATCTCCAGATCGAACTGGCCCGCTTCGCCGACCGGCTGACGGTGGACATCGACCTGCCCGACGCACTGCGCGGGGTGATGCTGCCGGCCTTCTCGCTCCAGCCGCTGGTGGAGAACGCCATCAAGCACGGCACCTCCCAGCTTCTGGGGCCGGGGCATGTGCGCATCTCCGCGGACCGCGGCGGCGGCGCCCTGCGGCTGGTGGTGGAGGACAACGCCGGCCTCTACGATCCCAAACCCGGCGGCGACGGGCTGGGCATGGCCATCGTGGACCGGCGGGTGCGCGACCGCTACGGCGACGGCTGGGGCGTGGACATCGCCTGCGTGCCCGACGTGTCCACCCGCGTCACCCTGCGCCTGCCCCTGGAGGAAGCCCCCGTGACCGAAACGGTGCGCCCATGA
- the guaB gene encoding IMP dehydrogenase, with amino-acid sequence MARDTKIREALTFDDVLLVPAASSVLPGDVDTRTRLTKTIELGIPLLSSAMDTVTESGLAIALAQAGGIGVVHRNLDIERQAEEVRKVKRYESGMVVNPITVTPGATLADALQLMSAYRISGIPVVESMDARGSGKLVGILTNRDVRFASDPKQPVSELMTKELVTVREGVGQDEAKRLLHYHRIEKLLVVDEDYRCIGLMTVKDIEKAQAYPNACKDDKGRLRVAAATGTGSDGLRRAEALFDAGVDVLVVDTAHGHSSKVLDQIRAVRNLPSYSQVVAGNVATGAAAQALIDAGADAIKVGIGPGSICTTRIIAGVGVPQLTAIMDVVEVCEKHGIPVIADGGIKYSGDLAKAIAAGASCAMLGGLFAGTDESPGEVILYQGRSYKSYRGMGSVGAMARGSADRYFQQEVSTMKLVPEGVEGRVPYKGPVSAVIHQLVGGLRAAMGYTGNATIGDMRQSCEFVRITNAGLRESHVHDITITNESPNYRPDA; translated from the coding sequence ATGGCGCGCGACACCAAAATCCGCGAAGCACTGACCTTTGACGATGTTCTTCTCGTACCGGCGGCCTCGTCGGTGCTGCCCGGCGACGTGGACACGCGCACGCGGCTGACGAAGACCATCGAGTTGGGCATCCCGCTTCTGTCGTCGGCCATGGACACGGTGACCGAAAGCGGTCTTGCCATCGCGCTCGCCCAGGCCGGCGGCATCGGCGTGGTCCACCGCAACCTCGACATCGAGCGTCAGGCCGAAGAGGTCCGCAAGGTCAAGCGGTACGAATCCGGCATGGTGGTCAACCCCATCACCGTCACCCCCGGCGCCACCCTGGCCGACGCGCTCCAGCTGATGTCGGCCTACCGCATCTCCGGCATTCCGGTGGTGGAGAGCATGGACGCCCGCGGGTCGGGCAAGCTGGTCGGCATCCTGACCAACCGCGACGTGCGCTTCGCCAGCGATCCCAAGCAGCCGGTCAGCGAACTGATGACCAAGGAACTGGTCACCGTGCGCGAAGGTGTGGGCCAGGACGAGGCCAAGCGGCTGCTGCACTATCACCGCATCGAAAAGCTGCTGGTGGTGGACGAGGATTATCGCTGCATCGGCCTGATGACCGTGAAGGACATCGAAAAGGCCCAGGCCTATCCCAACGCCTGCAAGGACGACAAGGGCCGCCTGCGCGTGGCCGCCGCCACCGGCACCGGCTCCGACGGGCTGCGCCGGGCCGAGGCGCTGTTCGACGCCGGCGTTGACGTGCTGGTGGTCGATACCGCCCACGGCCATTCGTCGAAGGTGCTGGACCAGATCCGGGCCGTGCGCAACCTGCCCAGCTATTCCCAGGTGGTGGCCGGCAACGTCGCCACCGGGGCGGCGGCCCAGGCGCTGATCGACGCCGGTGCGGACGCCATCAAGGTGGGCATCGGGCCGGGCTCCATCTGCACCACCCGCATCATCGCCGGTGTCGGCGTGCCGCAGTTGACCGCCATCATGGATGTGGTCGAGGTCTGCGAGAAGCACGGCATTCCGGTGATCGCCGACGGCGGCATCAAGTATTCCGGCGATCTGGCCAAGGCCATTGCCGCGGGGGCAAGCTGCGCCATGCTGGGCGGCCTGTTCGCCGGCACCGACGAAAGCCCCGGCGAGGTCATCCTGTACCAGGGCCGCTCGTACAAGAGCTACCGCGGCATGGGCTCGGTGGGCGCCATGGCCCGCGGCTCGGCGGACCGCTACTTCCAGCAGGAAGTGTCCACCATGAAGCTGGTGCCGGAAGGTGTCGAAGGCCGCGTGCCCTACAAGGGGCCGGTGTCGGCGGTGATCCACCAGCTCGTCGGCGGCCTGCGCGCCGCCATGGGCTACACCGGCAACGCCACCATCGGCGACATGCGCCAGAGCTGCGAATTCGTGCGCATCACCAACGCGGGCCTGCGCGAAAGCCACGTCCACGACATCACCATCACCAACGAGTCGCCCAACTACCGCCCGGACGCCTGA
- a CDS encoding RlmE family RNA methyltransferase has protein sequence MTEKRSSRPGGRQAAVRVKTAKKRSVSSARWLERQLNDPYVAEAQKRGFRSRAAFKLLQLDDKFRLLAPGRRVVDLGAAPGGWTQVAVERVRSNSSTGGGQVVGLDILEMDEVPGAITMQADFLDETAPGRLKAALGGPADVVLSDMAAPTTGHAQTDHLRIMGLAEAAYDFAEEVLAPGGAFVCKLFQGGAERDLLDRLKRDFAIVRHAKPAASRADSSETYLVATGFRGGAAKRTDEDNRDGE, from the coding sequence ATGACAGAAAAACGCTCCTCGCGGCCGGGTGGCCGTCAAGCCGCCGTCCGGGTGAAGACGGCCAAGAAGCGGTCGGTGTCGTCCGCCCGCTGGCTGGAGCGCCAGTTGAACGACCCCTATGTGGCCGAGGCTCAGAAGCGCGGCTTCCGCTCCCGCGCGGCGTTCAAGCTGCTGCAGCTTGACGACAAGTTCCGCCTGCTGGCGCCGGGCCGGCGGGTGGTCGATCTGGGGGCCGCCCCCGGCGGCTGGACCCAGGTGGCGGTGGAGCGGGTGCGCTCCAACAGCAGCACCGGTGGCGGGCAGGTGGTCGGCCTGGACATCCTGGAGATGGACGAGGTGCCGGGCGCCATCACCATGCAGGCGGATTTCCTGGACGAGACGGCGCCCGGCCGGCTGAAGGCGGCGCTGGGCGGTCCGGCGGACGTGGTGCTGAGCGACATGGCCGCGCCCACAACCGGCCACGCCCAGACCGACCATCTGCGCATCATGGGTCTGGCCGAGGCGGCGTATGATTTCGCCGAAGAGGTTCTGGCCCCCGGCGGCGCCTTTGTCTGCAAGCTGTTCCAGGGGGGGGCGGAACGGGATCTGCTGGACCGGCTGAAGCGCGATTTCGCCATCGTGCGCCACGCCAAGCCGGCGGCCAGCCGCGCTGATTCCTCCGAAACCTATCTGGTGGCGACGGGGTTCCGCGGCGGTGCCGCGAAGCGGACGGACGAGGACAACCGGGACGGGGAGTGA
- a CDS encoding Ppx/GppA phosphatase family protein, producing MELCSGREVGGIAHRGLSSPAPRPVFAALDLGTNNCRLLIARPAHTPGGFRVIDAFSRIVRLGEGISRNEKLSDAAIERTMAALHVCGTKIRKRGVTSIRAVATEACRRARNCGDFLDVVGRETGIAIEIISSQEEGRLALAGCAPLLDPAIPYALVFDIGGGSTELMWLRVEPGQAPTVLDQVSIRCGVISLTERYGGDRIPSAQYRNMVESIIAEIEPFEARNAIRRHQEEDGVQLLGTSGTVTTLAGLHLGLSRYDRRTIDGSYLRLDHARSVIRHLMKLDFAGRARHPCIGQERADLVIAGCAVLEAICGCCPVERLRIADRGLREGILVELMGVSRR from the coding sequence GTGGAACTGTGCAGCGGCAGAGAGGTGGGCGGCATCGCGCACCGGGGATTATCATCCCCGGCGCCGCGCCCCGTCTTTGCCGCGCTGGATCTGGGCACCAACAACTGCCGCCTGCTGATTGCCCGCCCGGCCCACACGCCGGGGGGCTTCCGCGTCATCGACGCCTTTTCCCGCATCGTCCGTCTGGGCGAGGGCATCAGCCGCAACGAAAAGCTGTCGGATGCCGCCATCGAACGGACCATGGCGGCCTTGCACGTCTGCGGCACCAAGATCCGCAAGCGCGGCGTCACCTCCATCCGCGCCGTGGCGACGGAGGCGTGCCGGCGGGCGCGCAACTGCGGCGATTTCCTCGACGTGGTGGGGCGGGAAACCGGCATCGCCATCGAAATCATCTCCAGCCAGGAGGAAGGACGGCTGGCGCTGGCCGGCTGCGCCCCGCTGCTGGACCCGGCCATCCCCTATGCCCTGGTGTTCGACATCGGCGGCGGCTCCACCGAACTGATGTGGCTGCGGGTGGAGCCGGGGCAGGCGCCCACGGTGCTGGATCAGGTGTCGATCCGCTGCGGCGTCATCAGCCTGACCGAACGCTACGGCGGCGACCGCATCCCGTCGGCCCAGTACCGCAACATGGTGGAATCGATCATCGCCGAGATCGAACCGTTCGAAGCCCGCAACGCCATCCGCCGCCATCAGGAAGAGGATGGGGTGCAACTCCTGGGCACGTCGGGCACCGTGACGACGCTGGCGGGCCTGCATCTGGGGTTGAGCCGCTACGACCGCCGCACCATCGACGGCAGTTATCTGCGGCTGGATCACGCCCGTTCGGTCATCCGCCATCTGATGAAGCTGGACTTTGCCGGCCGGGCGCGGCATCCCTGCATCGGGCAGGAACGCGCCGATCTGGTCATCGCCGGCTGTGCCGTGCTGGAAGCCATCTGCGGTTGCTGCCCGGTGGAACGCCTGCGCATCGCCGACCGCGGCCTGCGTGAAGGCATTCTGGTGGAATTGATGGGCGTCTCCCGCCGTTGA